The DNA window CACATTTGTAAAGAAAAACTACTTTATGTTTATCGCATTAGAAACAAAATAGTACATAATGCTAATACTGAAGAAAATACTCTTAGTGAATATTATTCAGATTTTATTAGCCAAGCATCTACATTAACTATAATTCAATTCATGACAAAAAGACAGAATAAAAATCTCAAGACTACAGAAAGTATATTAAATGACATACTTTATGATTTTAATAAACTAAAGTTGGATATAGAAATACAAGGTATAACAGTATTGTACGAACAATAGAAGTATTATTATTTCGGCGTTTGAGTAGCATCTATACTAAAAACCCCGTTAAGAGATTTGCGTTCGCTGTACCAGTTAAACCTTTTTGAAAAGACAAGGCTGAAACCCTTGATATCCGCTATTAATTTGCTGTACCAATAAAACCTTACTTAAACTGGTACAATTTCTAATATACAAAAGTTAACAAAAATTAACATTTGAAACTGTTGCTATGAGAGAGTTTTAGCTTTAGCGTTGTTTTTGTCTCACTTGCTACTCAAACGCCATTTCCTCTAATAAATAATTATTCAATGATTATGGATTTAGATGATACTAGAAATAATGAATATGGAGAGTGGTATTCTAAAAGAAATCCTTTAACCTTAGAAAAGACAAAGCCCTTAATAAGCTAGGCTCAAAAAGACTTGCCAGTTGAACACACGACATGAAGCCGACGTTTACTTACTAGCGGGCTTACTCTTACTATAGACTGTTTTTGTTCAAAATTATCTTGTTGTCGCAATACTTCCATTAAATAAAATATTAGCCCATGGTAAGCAAAACTAATGAAAAAGCCCTCGAAGACTTGATACAAGAGTGTCTCATCCATCAACAAGGCTATCACCTCGGAGAGAATAAAGACTTTAACCCCCAAATCGCCGTTGATACCGCCAAACTATGGCAATTCCTCGAAACCACCCAACCCGAAGAATTAGACAAGCTAAAATATAACCCCGATTGGCAGAAAATAGTATTAGATAGGATCGATCGAAAAATCAAGAGAAATAGCCTTTTACCCCTTCTCAAAAAAGGCTTAGATATTGATTCAGCACATCTCACCCTATTTTATAGCCAACCCTACAACGACTTAAACCCAGAAATCCAAGCCAACTTCCAGAAAAACATCTTTTCTGTTACCCGTCAAATTCACTTTTCTACCACCGACAAAAACCTCTCCATAGACTTAGTAATATTTATCAACGGCTTACCCATCATAACCATTGAATTAAAAAATCAATGGACAAATCAAACCGTTTACGATGCTAAAAAACAATACTGTGGAAGGGATTACCAACAACCATTATTAAACTTCGGACGCTGTTTAGTACATTTTGCCCTTGATACCGATGAAGCATGGATGACAACCAGACTAAATGGCAAAAGCACCTATTTTCTACCCTTCAACCAAGGAAATAACAACGGTAAAGGCAACCCCATAAACCCTCATGGGCATAAAACTAGCTATCTCTGGGAAGACGTTTTAAGCAGAAGTAGTTTAGCCAATATCCTTGAACATTTTGTCTTATTAGAAGGTAATTCAACAGATGCGCTTAAAGAAAAAACCCTTATCTTCCCCCGTTACCACCAACGAGACGTAGTTAATAAAATCCTGCTATCTGCTCAAATTAATGGCACTGGTAAAACCTATCTGATTCAACACTCCGCAGGTTCAGGAAAATCTAATTCTATCACATGGTTAGCCTTTCAACTAATCCAACTCTATCCCCTTCCCCTCGCCAAAGTTAATAACTTTACTACTAACCAAAATAATAACCAATCATCACAGCAAGTTTATAACTCGACTGCTAACCAAAATAATAACCATAAATCTACCAATAAAACAGATATTCCATTAGACGAGCCTTTATTTAACTCTGTAATAGTAGTAACAGATAGAACTAATTTAGATAAACAACTGCGGGATAATATTAAAGACTTTTCCGAAGTTAAAAACATTATCGCCCATGCCAAAACCTCCGAAGAACTCAAAAACGCCCTTGAAACAGGCAAAAAAATCATTATCACTACCATTCAAAAATTTAGATTTATTGTCGAAGGCATTGAAGGATTAAGTAATAAACGCTTTGCCGTAATTATCGATGAAGCCCACTCCAGCCAAAGCGGTACTTCTGCTGATACCCTTAACATGACAATCAATAAGACTAATGACAATGATGACACAGAAGAAGAAATCCCCGAAGATAATCAAGATAAAATCTTAGAGGTAATGAAAAACCGCAAATTAAGTAAGAATGCCTCTTATTTTGCCTTTACTGCCACCCCTAAAAATAGCACCCTTGAAAAATTTGGCATCAGACAAAGCGACGGTAGTTTTTTACCCTTTCATCTCTATTCCATGAAACAAGCCATCGAAGAAGGTTTTATTCTTGATGTTTTAGCCAATTATACCACCTATAAAAGTTACTACGAGATCCAGAAATCCATTATCGATAACCCCGAATTTGATACCAGTAAAGCCCAGAAAAAAATCAAAGCCTTTGTGGAAGCCCATCCGAAAACGATCGCCACCAAAGCCGAAATCATGGTTAATCACTTCTTAGAAAACGTGGTTAAACCGAAGAAAATGAAAGGGGAAGCGAGGGGGATGGTAGTAACCAAAAATATTACCACAGCAATTATTTATTACCAAGAAATACAAAAACTGCTCAAAGAGAATAACGCCGATTTTCAAGCTATTATCGCCTTTTCGGGCAAAAAGAAGGTAAATGGTATCGAACACACCGAGGAGAGCTTAAACGGCTTTCCTAGTAAGGATATAGAAAGCAAATTGCGCACCGATGACTACCGCTTGTTAGTGGTAGCGAATAAGTTTTTAACGGGCTTTGACGAACCATTATTACACACCATGTATATTGATAAAAAATTAACTGGGGTTTTAGCAGTACAAGCCCTATCCCGTCTCAACCGTTGTAATAATAAAATGGGTAAGAATGATACTTTTATCCTCGACTTTGTTAACAGCACCACAGAGATAAAACAAGCCTTTGACCCCTTTTATACTGCCACCAGCCTCACGGAAGCAACCGATATAAATGTACTCCATGACTTAAAAGAAAGTTTAGACGGGTTAGGGGTGTATGAAATTTATGAGGTAAACCAGTTTAACCAGTTATTTTTTGCTCAGGTAGAAGCGGAGCAACTAAGCCCCATTATCGATACTGCCGCCCAAAGATTTAACAGCGATTTACAGCTAACGGAAGAAGACAAAATCGACTTTAAAATTAAGGCAAAACAGTTTGTTAAGGTATATGCCCAATTGGCTTGTTTGATTCCTTTTGATAACCTTGATTGGGAGAAATTACATTGGTTTCTTAAATTCCTCATCCCTAAATTAATCGTTAAAAATCCTCAACAGGATCAACTAGATGAATTACTCAATAGTATTGATTTAAGTACCTACGGCATTGAAAGAGTTACCCTTAACAGTCAGATCGAGCTCAGAGATGAACAGGGGGAATTAAAAGCGCAAAACCCTAATCCGAGGGGATATTATGAGCAGGAAAAGGAATATAACACCCTCGATGAAATTATCAATAGCTTTAACCAAGCCTACTTTGGACAGTGGGAAGCCACTCCCGAAGAACAAAAGATAAAATTAGTGAATATCGCCCAAAATGTCGCTAATAACCCCGATTATCAAACCCAAGTAGTCAATAATCCAGATCCCCAAAATAGTAGGATGGCGATCGATCGTCTAATTAAACAAGCTGTAAACAGAGAAAGACAAAAAGAAGTAACTTTGTATAGAAATTATATGCAAGATCCAGATTTTCAACTAGCCTTAAACAATAGCATCATGCGTATCTTAGAAGCTACATTAACTAACTCTAATATTAATCTTGATAATATGAAGTTTGGCTCTTAGGAAAGATAAAAATACCAGTTTTTCCAATAAATCTTCTTTCAGTAAAGTTGTTATATCAGATCGAAGTGGGAAATTATTTCATAAATTTACCTTAGTTAGTTTTACCCCATTTTATGATGAAGAAATTGATATATTTTACAAAATGATTTGAAAAGAAAATTACAAATTCTATATTCTGAATAAAAACTTATAGATAAATTAGAGGTAAGTCAGAGATAACTTTAGAGACATTTAAAACTATTTATTGCTAAATTGAAAGAGTAGTTATTAAAGAACAATATTTGCCATGAAAAAGCGTTCTCTTAAATTAAGCATCGAAGGTAAAAAATTAGCTCAGGAGGCACTAGCAAAAAAATGTTTAAATAAAAGTAAATTAGCTCAAGACATTCAAATATCAGAAGCCACTATTTACAATTTCTTTGAACCAAAGAACATTGATAAAGAGAATTTTGCTAACATTTGTCATGCCCTTGATTTAAAGGTAGAAAAGGTTATTGATTTGTCTGAAGATATTGAATATATTTTTCTTGAAATTCGCAATAAATATAAATCATATTTAATTAATAAATATGATATTATTAGAGTTTTGGAAATGTCTTATCCCATGCCATTAAATAAACTTTATACAAATGTAAATATTATTGAAAAAATTACCGCAAACCAAAGAAAAAATATTAAAGAGTTAAATCCTAAACCAAAGAATAATATTGACAGATTTAGATTATCTAAAAAAGTAGTAGAAAAAATATCTGGTTTGGATGCGGTAAAAAAATACAATCAGTTAATGATACTAGGTAAACCTGGATCAGGTAAAACAACATTTTTAAAATATATAACTATTCAGTCTATATCTGAAAATTTTCTTAATGATTTTATTCCCGTCTTTATTTCTCTTAAAGATTTCGCAGAATTAGAAAATAACTTAAATTTATGTCAATATATAAATCAAATTTTTACGTCTAATTTATCTATAAAAGATAGTGATATAAATAGTCTTTTAGCTTTTGGTAAACTATTGATTTTACTTGATGGTTTAGATGAAATAAAAGAACAAAATACTAATAAAGTCATTAAAGAAATTCAATATTTATTCGATAAATTCCCGAATAATAGATTTATTATTACCTGTAGAATAGCAGCTAAAGAATATATATTAGAAAATTTTACTGAGGTTGAAATTGCTGATTTTGATCAAAAACAAATTGAATCTTTTGTTACTAATTGGTTTACTGCTAAAAACTTGCCATTAACCAAAAATTTTCTTAAGCAATTAAAAATAAATCAACCTATTCAAGAATTAGCAAGTAACCCCTTACTTTTAACCTTATTATGTTTAGAATTTGAAGAATCGGGTGACTTTCCGAATGAAATAGGAGAATTATATAAAAGAGCAATAGATACTCTATTAAGAAAATGGGATAGTAAACGAGGTATTCAACGAGATATTATTTACAAACAATTATCAGTACAACGTAAAGAGATTTTATTAACTGAAATTGCTTTTAAAACTTTTAAGAAAGAAAATTATTTACTCAAACAAAATGATTTAGAAAAATTAATTACTGATTATATTCAAAATTTACCCGATGCTCAAACTGATTTGGAAACACTACGCACGGATAGCCAAGCTGTTTTGAAATCTATTGAAGCTCAACATGGATTATTAGTAGAACAAGCTAAAAATATTTATTCTTTTTCTCATTTAACTTTTCATGAATATTTTACTGCTAAATATATTGTGGATCATGCTAATACGGAAAATATTGAAGATCCAGTTTTAAAAGAATTAGTTTGGCATATATTTTTTAAAAACTGGCGAGAAGTTTTTCTGCTAACTTCAGAAATGATAACTAAAGCAGATGCTATGGTGTTAAGAATGAAATATTGCCTTGATTTATTTGCATCCAAAAGCCGAGTTTTACAACAACTTTTAGCTTGGGCAAATCAAAAATCTCAGAATATTTCTAATTCCGATTATTCTCCAGTAGCAATTAGAGCATTTTATATTTGTTTAGCAGTTGGTGTTTATATTCTGGATAAGTCAAATTACCCTTTTTGTATGTCTTGGAATATTATAAATATCAGTGATTTACTAGAGACGATCGAACCCAAATTAGGGCTAAATTTTTATGAAGGCTGTGCTTCTGGGTTTGGATTGGGACATTATAAAGGTTGTATTGATGACGAAAATTTAGCCCTTGATTTTTATCTAAGTCATGCTCGTTGTCATTTTTCTTTATTAGGACGTATTGCAGATGAAAATAGAGAGACTGATGTAGAATCAATAACTTTAAATTATGAGCAAGATGAAGAAGAGGAATTCGAGCAATTTATGGAAAAAGAACATCCTTTAGATGATACTAATTTTTATGAACTAGCAGAATCTCTCTATTCAGCGATCGAAATATCAAGTAACTTTAACAATGAAGAATTAAAAGAAAAATTACTGATTTTAAATAATAAATTACCTGAAGGAGTTTATGACAAATGGGATGAATATTACAAATGGTATAAAAATGAAAGTGCTAATTCAGGAAATCAATTAAAAAAAATAAATAAACAATATCGAAATCTTGATTATGATTGGCAATTTGAAGATCAAGAGTGGGGCAATTTAATTGCTTATTGTTATGGTAATAAATTGTTACTAGATTGTCTTAATAAGTCTTATGTTAGCAAAGAAATTAGAGAACATATTTGGAATAACTTATTAATTTCATTTGATGAAATTAGCTAGTTATTTAATCTATGCCTTACCGTTATCTAAGGAATAAAATGTTTATGGAAAGGATTAAGACGTTTGTTTGACGTTGCCCAGAGTTTGACATTGGCGAAATCACCAATCACCTTCCAACAAAAATTTTAAGACTTAACCGTAAGGCATAGGTTATTTATAGCAATTTCTACCCTTATGAGGTACGCTCAAATCCTTTAATCAGGCTGGCAAACTTTCATTTTATTTTTACACCTCGTAACCATGAAAAACGCTATAATTAAGCACTAATAATTTTAGTTAATTCCAAAGCAATTATATTTTGTTGCTCTGTTAATAAATGTAACAAACATTTAAAGCCTTTAAAAGAAGGTGTATTTTGGCGAAGTTCATTTTGATTATTTTGCCATATAAAATCAAGTAAAGAAGCGATCGCATTTTGTACTGATACCTCTTTGAAAATTCGATGTTGTTCTTTTTCGGTTATTTCTTTAATCCAGATAATTCCCTGAAGACGAATAGGTTTCGTTGCTGATGTTTGCAACCATTGAGCGAATAAAGCAATGCGACGGTCATATATTGGTACATTAAGAACCCAATGCTCAATTAAATCCACCATCTTTTGAACAAGAATCTTATGACGCTCATTCCAGTAATGTATAGAAAACTGATCTAAACCTAAAAGTGTTTCCCAAACTTCATCATGATAAGACCACCTGATATTATTTGAATCGATGGAGAAAACATAATTGAATATATCACGGATAATTGAACAATAAGCGGGTGGGATATTACTTTGTTGTAATCCATATCTATGAAATTCCTCAAGAAATACTTTACTCCAATGATGTGCATCTTGAGGAAGATTTATGATAGTTTGCCATAATCTTTCTGGATGTTCATCGGGTTGCATATATTGTATAGTCACAGCAATCTTTTTTAAGATCGATCGTTCATAGTCACGGGGGTAATAATTATTATCATGCCATTGATTTTCTTGCCAAGGAACTGATACTCGCTGAATAACATAATTTAGTGCTTCACTCCAAAATGATATGATGTCATGACGTTCTTTTGGATCAGAAATTTTATCTAAGTCAGGAAGCCACTTATGCCCCGCTCGAATAAGCTGAAAATCTAAATAATGTAACTTAGTCCAACTAGGTAAAACCTTATCAATTTTACAAAATAACTTAGGATAATCCATTGACTTCCAAGACTCAATTTTTGACGGCATATCTCCTTCAATAAATGCTTTGAGCCTTTTTTTCTTCCATTTAACGACATTATCAAAAAATTTATTTACTCTAATATTAGATTGTTTTTCATGGATTATTCTTTGATCCATTTTGTTTTGAAGACTATTAATATTTTGAATCCTATTCCGAATAAAAGCCCACTCAAACAAAAATAGTCGCAGTTTAGTGAAATCTTCAAGAAAAACAGATTTTAATTCATAGCAACGGGTAAACAAGATACTTATAGCACTGTAATGTCGAGTAAATATCATTAATGCAATAAAACATCTAATTTCTTCATTATTTTTATCTTCCGCCCAAATTAACGGAAGTGCTTCTGCAACAAAATCATCCCAATGACAATTTCCTATTGCTTCTGGAGTATCAAAAGGATCGGGTTGAGGCGGATTTAGAATAATATTTTTTAGATACTTTAAACACCATTCTTCACGCTCAGAGTTATCAGATAACCAACTACGATGAAAATGGATAAGTACAGCAATTCCCCCAGCTATACAACTTGCAACATAACTGGGAGTGGTGAAACAACTATTTGGATCACCTTCATTTTTCGCATCATAATTTTCATCAGTGATAGAACTAATTTGTTGGATTTGTTGCCAAAATGTTTCAATTTCATCTGAATTTAAAGGCTTCTTATCATCAAGTCTTTTACGACAGCAAAGTGGGAGAGAAATCGTCTGCATTTTCAATTGCCAGTCGTGAATTTCTTTTGCTCGTTCTTCCTGTAATTTTTGTTGTTCTACATTGACAATAACTTCACCAAATTCGGGATGCTGTAAAATTCCATAATTTTGTATATTAAAAGTCAAAATAAGTTGCTGAATAAAATCATAAAGCTCATCATCTGAGTTTTTAGATAATCTTAGCTCCCATTGTTGCCTAACATTTTCAAAAAATTCCCCAATAGTAGGATCAACTAAAAATAACTCACAAGCTAGTTCCTTTAAATCTTTTTTTCGATGTTCTAACTCATTAAATTGCCGTGCTAAATTAAAAAAAATTTCTCCTTTCCAATTAGGACCAATTATTAGATTACTACTACGTCCCTCTATGTTAATAGTTCTATCCCAGTAATAAATTTCAGGAACAGTTAGAAGTGATTTCAGAGAAGTTTTAAATAGATTAGGTATTCGTTTACCTACATTGCATAAAACATTTAAAAAAGCTGTACTTTTAACACGGAGTAAAACTGTTTTTACTTCATTCTCAATTTCTTCTTTTTGCTCAATTTTAATATAAAAATATTGTTCGAGTGCCATTAATGCCACTATCACTGCATTAGGTAGAATATGCCCCTTGCCAAATGACCATCCATAAACTCTTGAATCTCCTATAAACTCATGCTCCACGTTATCAATAGTAAGAATAAGTGGTTTGGGAAAACGAGAATCATCTTTGACTAACGGCGCTACAAACTGATCATTTATATTTGTATTTTTCTCTTGATTTTGTTCTCTATATTTGTATTTTTTTGCATCAATTTCTGTTCTATACAGCCATCTTTCTGACGCAAAATCTACTAATCTGCCTATTAATTCTAATCCTTCGTCAAAGTTAGTCTGTAAAAATTTTAGAAAAGGACCGAAAGTATATAGTGGAGTACTCCATTCGTGAATGTCTTTCAGATCAAGTTCTGTACAGGTAATAATATTTTCATCCCACTCATGTGCACTACGTGCTTTAATCAGTACAGCTAATATAACCTCACGAGCAACGGAAGGATTAGCTTGAATTAAAGGTAAAATTGTTTGTGTCTCAAGTACAACATCACAAAATTTTTCATCAATACTTCTTTTTGGTCCATCTGTCCAGGGTTCGGATATCGGCTGATTAGAAACTAAAAAACTATGTGACCTAGTAAATAAATGGAGTAATATAATACTGGCTAAATAATCGATATGAAGAGAAACCAAAAATTTGATTGAAACACGATTAAACTCCAAACTATCGATTTGTGAAAGGCTATTATTCTTTAAATCCTCGTGTTTATTTATTTTATTTCTTTTTGTAATTCTCTCACTTGCTCTCAGGGCAAAATCACTAACTTTTTCAGGAAGTTCTCTAGCTCCCATTAAAACGACACGATAAAAATCTTTACGATGTTGATAAAATGAGGATTTATAGTTATTTTTTTCCAATAAAACATTTTCAGCTAACATAAGCCCGATTTGAGCCATTTCCAATCTCAATACAGCTTCTTGAGGGGTATATTCTAGCCATAACTTTACAATTTTACAAATTTCTATAGGAGCAATATGAATAAATTCCTGACGATATTTATAAAGAAAACGAAGCATTGGAAGCCAAAATGGACAGTAAGGATAACGAAAAGTAGCTTTAAATTCAGTCTCCTTATATCCTTTAGAACGAGCAATTTCAAGAAAATATGGATCTGGTAAAGTTGCAGAGTTTAGAAATCGATTTAATAAACGTTTAAGCAATTCTCCTTCGTTTTCTATTAAATGATCATAAATAGACTCCAATATTGGCAGAGGATTAGAGGCAAAAACAGGAGCTTCAAGCAAAAGATCCTGTGCTAATAAATTATTGTCATCTGCTAAAGTCTGAAGGATTTTACTCCATTGATTAATATCTTGACGATGCTCAAGTAGATAAAGCCCATAGAGACGAACTGCACGATGCCACATCGGGGACTTTAAGCCTTCTCTAAGATAATTTATAAGGTTATTTTCATTAGATATAATAAGTTGAAAGCGAAACCAATCGCCATATAAATCGTGTTGAAAAATAATACTATCATCTTTTGTCAGATCGCAAATTTGATTTTTAATTAAACCATTAATTACTTGAGATTCTTCAATGGTAAAATCTTCTGATGAAACACTTTGTATAAGTTTTTCTGCTTGAGACTCAGCAATTTTTTTTACTAAATTTCCTTTTGCTATACTTTGCTCACTACGGTTAATATATGAGTCCCAAAACCATATAGCAACACTGGATTCATTAACCCATTGATTTACCTGAATATTTTCTCCTGTACTAAGTTTGATGGTTATTAAGTCTAATATTTTAAGGTTGCCAAATATTTCTCTTAAATGGGTTTGATACTTAAGTCTGCTGGTAGCTGGAAATGCCTGCCAAATAGGTTCAAGTTCATTAATGGATAAAGGACTACAAATAAATTTCTCCCAATTATTTTTGGCAATCCCTATTTTGATTAAATTTTCACTTAAATGTGATAATTCTTGTGTCTGACAAGTTACTAAAAGTCGCCAAGGTGTTTGCTCTTCATTTAGTTTAAATAAGTTAAGAAACGTTGAAACAAGTTGAAAAGACTCCGAAGTATAAAGTCGATCGAGTCCATCAAGAAAAAGTGTAGCTGGTTCATTAGATAATGATTCAATTACAGTTTCTAATGAATGAGTAAGCTGTAATTCTGTCTCAAAAGAAGGAAAGTCTATTTTTTCAAACGATCGTCCATTAAACCAAAGAACAGGTAAATCTTC is part of the Geminocystis sp. NIES-3709 genome and encodes:
- a CDS encoding AAA family ATPase; its protein translation is MTESFDGEQIEQNAFCHSNIGNLQVNNVNQIVNQNKTVNISCSDNLINSDCLKSDQQKLLKKTKQAMEQVFNKIGGQVYLQRTSQLEELEKSSVKNHLTVIVGDSGVGKSSLARDYAEKLILEDLPVLWFNGRSFEKIDFPSFETELQLTHSLETVIESLSNEPATLFLDGLDRLYTSESFQLVSTFLNLFKLNEEQTPWRLLVTCQTQELSHLSENLIKIGIAKNNWEKFICSPLSINELEPIWQAFPATSRLKYQTHLREIFGNLKILDLITIKLSTGENIQVNQWVNESSVAIWFWDSYINRSEQSIAKGNLVKKIAESQAEKLIQSVSSEDFTIEESQVINGLIKNQICDLTKDDSIIFQHDLYGDWFRFQLIISNENNLINYLREGLKSPMWHRAVRLYGLYLLEHRQDINQWSKILQTLADDNNLLAQDLLLEAPVFASNPLPILESIYDHLIENEGELLKRLLNRFLNSATLPDPYFLEIARSKGYKETEFKATFRYPYCPFWLPMLRFLYKYRQEFIHIAPIEICKIVKLWLEYTPQEAVLRLEMAQIGLMLAENVLLEKNNYKSSFYQHRKDFYRVVLMGARELPEKVSDFALRASERITKRNKINKHEDLKNNSLSQIDSLEFNRVSIKFLVSLHIDYLASIILLHLFTRSHSFLVSNQPISEPWTDGPKRSIDEKFCDVVLETQTILPLIQANPSVAREVILAVLIKARSAHEWDENIITCTELDLKDIHEWSTPLYTFGPFLKFLQTNFDEGLELIGRLVDFASERWLYRTEIDAKKYKYREQNQEKNTNINDQFVAPLVKDDSRFPKPLILTIDNVEHEFIGDSRVYGWSFGKGHILPNAVIVALMALEQYFYIKIEQKEEIENEVKTVLLRVKSTAFLNVLCNVGKRIPNLFKTSLKSLLTVPEIYYWDRTINIEGRSSNLIIGPNWKGEIFFNLARQFNELEHRKKDLKELACELFLVDPTIGEFFENVRQQWELRLSKNSDDELYDFIQQLILTFNIQNYGILQHPEFGEVIVNVEQQKLQEERAKEIHDWQLKMQTISLPLCCRKRLDDKKPLNSDEIETFWQQIQQISSITDENYDAKNEGDPNSCFTTPSYVASCIAGGIAVLIHFHRSWLSDNSEREEWCLKYLKNIILNPPQPDPFDTPEAIGNCHWDDFVAEALPLIWAEDKNNEEIRCFIALMIFTRHYSAISILFTRCYELKSVFLEDFTKLRLFLFEWAFIRNRIQNINSLQNKMDQRIIHEKQSNIRVNKFFDNVVKWKKKRLKAFIEGDMPSKIESWKSMDYPKLFCKIDKVLPSWTKLHYLDFQLIRAGHKWLPDLDKISDPKERHDIISFWSEALNYVIQRVSVPWQENQWHDNNYYPRDYERSILKKIAVTIQYMQPDEHPERLWQTIINLPQDAHHWSKVFLEEFHRYGLQQSNIPPAYCSIIRDIFNYVFSIDSNNIRWSYHDEVWETLLGLDQFSIHYWNERHKILVQKMVDLIEHWVLNVPIYDRRIALFAQWLQTSATKPIRLQGIIWIKEITEKEQHRIFKEVSVQNAIASLLDFIWQNNQNELRQNTPSFKGFKCLLHLLTEQQNIIALELTKIISA
- a CDS encoding type I restriction endonuclease subunit R gives rise to the protein MVSKTNEKALEDLIQECLIHQQGYHLGENKDFNPQIAVDTAKLWQFLETTQPEELDKLKYNPDWQKIVLDRIDRKIKRNSLLPLLKKGLDIDSAHLTLFYSQPYNDLNPEIQANFQKNIFSVTRQIHFSTTDKNLSIDLVIFINGLPIITIELKNQWTNQTVYDAKKQYCGRDYQQPLLNFGRCLVHFALDTDEAWMTTRLNGKSTYFLPFNQGNNNGKGNPINPHGHKTSYLWEDVLSRSSLANILEHFVLLEGNSTDALKEKTLIFPRYHQRDVVNKILLSAQINGTGKTYLIQHSAGSGKSNSITWLAFQLIQLYPLPLAKVNNFTTNQNNNQSSQQVYNSTANQNNNHKSTNKTDIPLDEPLFNSVIVVTDRTNLDKQLRDNIKDFSEVKNIIAHAKTSEELKNALETGKKIIITTIQKFRFIVEGIEGLSNKRFAVIIDEAHSSQSGTSADTLNMTINKTNDNDDTEEEIPEDNQDKILEVMKNRKLSKNASYFAFTATPKNSTLEKFGIRQSDGSFLPFHLYSMKQAIEEGFILDVLANYTTYKSYYEIQKSIIDNPEFDTSKAQKKIKAFVEAHPKTIATKAEIMVNHFLENVVKPKKMKGEARGMVVTKNITTAIIYYQEIQKLLKENNADFQAIIAFSGKKKVNGIEHTEESLNGFPSKDIESKLRTDDYRLLVVANKFLTGFDEPLLHTMYIDKKLTGVLAVQALSRLNRCNNKMGKNDTFILDFVNSTTEIKQAFDPFYTATSLTEATDINVLHDLKESLDGLGVYEIYEVNQFNQLFFAQVEAEQLSPIIDTAAQRFNSDLQLTEEDKIDFKIKAKQFVKVYAQLACLIPFDNLDWEKLHWFLKFLIPKLIVKNPQQDQLDELLNSIDLSTYGIERVTLNSQIELRDEQGELKAQNPNPRGYYEQEKEYNTLDEIINSFNQAYFGQWEATPEEQKIKLVNIAQNVANNPDYQTQVVNNPDPQNSRMAIDRLIKQAVNRERQKEVTLYRNYMQDPDFQLALNNSIMRILEATLTNSNINLDNMKFGS
- a CDS encoding NACHT C-terminal helical domain 2-containing protein yields the protein MKKRSLKLSIEGKKLAQEALAKKCLNKSKLAQDIQISEATIYNFFEPKNIDKENFANICHALDLKVEKVIDLSEDIEYIFLEIRNKYKSYLINKYDIIRVLEMSYPMPLNKLYTNVNIIEKITANQRKNIKELNPKPKNNIDRFRLSKKVVEKISGLDAVKKYNQLMILGKPGSGKTTFLKYITIQSISENFLNDFIPVFISLKDFAELENNLNLCQYINQIFTSNLSIKDSDINSLLAFGKLLILLDGLDEIKEQNTNKVIKEIQYLFDKFPNNRFIITCRIAAKEYILENFTEVEIADFDQKQIESFVTNWFTAKNLPLTKNFLKQLKINQPIQELASNPLLLTLLCLEFEESGDFPNEIGELYKRAIDTLLRKWDSKRGIQRDIIYKQLSVQRKEILLTEIAFKTFKKENYLLKQNDLEKLITDYIQNLPDAQTDLETLRTDSQAVLKSIEAQHGLLVEQAKNIYSFSHLTFHEYFTAKYIVDHANTENIEDPVLKELVWHIFFKNWREVFLLTSEMITKADAMVLRMKYCLDLFASKSRVLQQLLAWANQKSQNISNSDYSPVAIRAFYICLAVGVYILDKSNYPFCMSWNIINISDLLETIEPKLGLNFYEGCASGFGLGHYKGCIDDENLALDFYLSHARCHFSLLGRIADENRETDVESITLNYEQDEEEEFEQFMEKEHPLDDTNFYELAESLYSAIEISSNFNNEELKEKLLILNNKLPEGVYDKWDEYYKWYKNESANSGNQLKKINKQYRNLDYDWQFEDQEWGNLIAYCYGNKLLLDCLNKSYVSKEIREHIWNNLLISFDEIS